The following coding sequences are from one Xiphophorus couchianus chromosome 22, X_couchianus-1.0, whole genome shotgun sequence window:
- the LOC114138073 gene encoding barrier-to-autointegration factor A-like isoform X2 produces the protein MTSATERQLPCFWRAAFRIKRLSVSCSGSRVRTNFQGFRVQAYVVLGQFLLLRKDTELFCYWLKDVTAANSMQADDCAQCLKEWCDAFL, from the exons ATGACGTCAGCGACAGAGCGTCAGCTGCCCTGCTTCTGGCGTGCAGCGTTCAGAATAAAGCGCCTCTCTGTCAGCTGTTCTGGGTCTCGGGTCCGGACGAACTTCCAGGGGTTCCGAGTCCAG GCCTACGTGGTTCTGGGTCAGTTCCTGCTGCTCAGGAAAGACACGGAGCTGTTCTGCTATTGGCTGAAGGACGTCACGGCAGCCAATAGCATGCAGGCTGATGACTGCGCCCAGTGCCTGAAGGAGTGGTGCGACGCCTTCCTGTGA
- the LOC114138073 gene encoding barrier-to-autointegration factor A-like isoform X1: protein MSTTSQKHRNFVSEPMADKPVTALAGIGDRLGHSLMEQGYDKAYVVLGQFLLLRKDTELFCYWLKDVTAANSMQADDCAQCLKEWCDAFL, encoded by the exons ATGTCGACGACGTCTCAGAAACACCGCAACTTTGTATCGGAGCCGATGGCGGACAAACCGGTCACGGCGCTGGCCGGGATCGGAGACAGACTGGGCCACAGCCTGATGGAGCAGGGCTACGATAAG GCCTACGTGGTTCTGGGTCAGTTCCTGCTGCTCAGGAAAGACACGGAGCTGTTCTGCTATTGGCTGAAGGACGTCACGGCAGCCAATAGCATGCAGGCTGATGACTGCGCCCAGTGCCTGAAGGAGTGGTGCGACGCCTTCCTGTGA